Proteins encoded within one genomic window of Drosophila willistoni isolate 14030-0811.24 chromosome XL unlocalized genomic scaffold, UCI_dwil_1.1 Seg141, whole genome shotgun sequence:
- the LOC6648499 gene encoding glycine-rich cell wall structural protein: METITGHCGRLTINAGGRSIGTTVDEEKVLKLLQYLCIYITLHHKVTSQESTDNMKIHGGAVVFVVVVASLFSPGMATFGKLNVLLGGAAGGYGGAVGGYSGGYGGGYGGGYGGYGSGYGYGSGYGYGGENVVKVIKVSVVPGGGYGGGAYGGGYGGGYGSGYSTGFVAAAPAISTSAVVTPVVTSVSTPVIGGAGAGFVGGSGFGGGLIGGYGGGYGGAYGGGFGGASLPASYGFGSGYGAGGGFGLGFGVPAPTALGLGPGLC; encoded by the coding sequence ATGGAAACAATAACTGGCCATTGTGGCAGGTTAACTATAAATGCCGGCGGCCGGTCAATAGGTACAACAGTCGATGAAGAGAAGGTATTGAAGTTACTTCAATATCTCTGTATATATATCACATTACATCATAAAGTAACCAGTCAAGAGTCAACCGACAATATGAAGATCCATGGAGGAGCTGTAGTTTTCGTAGTCGTAGTGGCATCACTTTTCTCTCCAGGAATGGCCACATTTGGCAAACTGAATGTTCTTTTGGGTGGCGCTGCTGGCGGCTACGGTGGTGCAGTTGGTGGTTATAGTGGCGGCTACGGTGGCGGCTATGGCGGTGGATATGGTGGCTATGGATCCGGTTATGGCTACGGCTCCGGCTATGGCTATGGAGGCGAgaatgttgttaaagtgatTAAGGTATCCGTAGTGCCAGGCGGCGGTTATGGAGGTGGAGCATATGGCGGCGGTTATGGCGGTGGTTATGGATCTGGCTATAGCACTGGCTTTGTAGCAGCTGCCCCAGCCATTTCCACATCGGCTGTGGTAACACCGGTGGTCACTTCCGTCTCCACGCCTGTCATCGGCGGTGCTGGAGCTGGCTTTGTGGGTGGCAGTGGATTTGGCGGTGGACTTATTGGCGGATATGGTGGCGGATACGGTGGTGCTTACGGTGGCGGATTTGGAGGAGCATCTTTGCCGGCTTCTTATGGCTTTGGATCTGGTTATGGTGCTGGCGGTGGTTTTGGTTTGGGCTTTGGTGTCCCAGCACCCACAGCCTTGGGTTTGGGCCCAGGTCTCTGCTAG
- the LOC6648498 gene encoding polyglutamylase complex subunit TTLL1 isoform X2: protein MKLGIGGTRYIHLDIIPMTFVLPTDYNLLVEEFHKNPASTWIVKPCSKSQGVGIFLVNKLSKLKKYAYDARTFYPHFNRDTCVISKYIDNPLLIGGKKFDLRLYVLVTTFNPLKAYLYNEGFCRFCTEKYDQTEIDNVFMHLTNVSIQKTNEEYNTIHGGKWPMQNLWLYLDSMRGEGVSDVLWNRISDTIRHSLNAVAPVMANDRHCFEVYGYDIIIDNNLKPWLVEINTSPSMHSTTTNDRMLKARLIDNVLPVVLPPTGIPDDHWDKTPHPDLLKNFTLLLPMDKEKPQSTKRSPQRNIVGKKRPVVVKLKINKEDVNAISNSDLPSTSQKSPTTIDKMKCLPKWVRYNSPIPMLPPILNLQRQVAGSSTPPPAPPSAECSLASSKSYTSRLSK, encoded by the exons ATGAAATTGGGCATTGGTGGAACACGCTATATACATTTGGATATCATACCCATGACATTTGTCCTGCCGACCGATTATAATTTGCTCGTCGAGGAATTTCATAAGAATCCGGCAAGTACATGGATTGTCAAGCCGTGCAGTAAATCTCAGGGTGTGGGCATATTTCTGGTTAATAAATTAtccaaattgaagaaatatgccTACGATGCCCGCACATTTTATCCGCACTTCAATCGGGATACTTGTGTGATATCGAAATATATCGACAATCCCTTACTAATCGGTGGTAAAAAATTCGATTTACGTCTCTATGTCCTGGTCACCACATTCAATCCACTGAAAGCCTATCTATATAATGAGGGATTCTGTCGTTTCTGTACCGAGAAATATGATCAAACGGAAATCGATAATGTTTTTATGCACTTGACCAATGTCAGCATACAAAAGACTAAT gAAGAGTACAATACCATCCATGGCGGCAAATGGCCTATGCAGAATCTTTGGCTCTATTTGGACAGTATGCGGGGTGAGGGCGTCTCGGATGTTTTATGGAATCGCATCTCGGACACCATAAGGCATTCTCTCAATGCTGTTGCTCCTGTCATGGCCAATGATCGTCATTGCTTTGAGGTCTATGGCTATGACATTATAATCGATAATAATCTAAAGCCATGGCTAGTTGAGATCAATACATCGCCATCAATGCATTCAACAACCACTAATGATCGGATGCTGAAGGCTCGTCTCATAGATAATGTCCTGCCTGTTGTTCTTCCACCTACGGGGATACCTGA TGATCATTGGGATAAAACACCACATCCCGATCTCTTGAAAAATTTTACTCTTCTCTTACCCATGGATAAGGAGAAACCACAATCGACAAAGCGCTCACCACAGCGCAATATTGTTGGCAAGAAGCGTCCAGTTGTCGTCAAACTCAAAATCAATAAAGAGGACGTGAATGCAATTTCAAATTCGGATTTACCCAGCACATCTCAAAAGAGTCCAACAACTATTGACAAAATGAAATGCCTGCCAAAATGGGTTAGATATAATTCACCCATACCTATGTTGCCACCGATTCTCAACCTTCAGCGTCAAGTGGCTGGCTCCTctacaccaccaccagcaccaccatcAGCCGAATGCAGCCTAGCAAGCTCCAAGTCTTATACTTCAAGGTTATCTAAATGA
- the LOC6648498 gene encoding polyglutamylase complex subunit TTLL1 isoform X1, with translation MKKLPSKQTKNLKRKFHAPGQRPPGLENDNQTDIQMKFKRSLGPPRSDKCLLYSTDWEKSALLSNFRKRGWLQVPSFDGQWNFYWACTQNCRYIFGVDHPYRMRSDQIINHFPNSVELSRKDLLIKNIKRYRKDLERKGDPLATTYGPSMKLGIGGTRYIHLDIIPMTFVLPTDYNLLVEEFHKNPASTWIVKPCSKSQGVGIFLVNKLSKLKKYAYDARTFYPHFNRDTCVISKYIDNPLLIGGKKFDLRLYVLVTTFNPLKAYLYNEGFCRFCTEKYDQTEIDNVFMHLTNVSIQKTNEEYNTIHGGKWPMQNLWLYLDSMRGEGVSDVLWNRISDTIRHSLNAVAPVMANDRHCFEVYGYDIIIDNNLKPWLVEINTSPSMHSTTTNDRMLKARLIDNVLPVVLPPTGIPDDHWDKTPHPDLLKNFTLLLPMDKEKPQSTKRSPQRNIVGKKRPVVVKLKINKEDVNAISNSDLPSTSQKSPTTIDKMKCLPKWVRYNSPIPMLPPILNLQRQVAGSSTPPPAPPSAECSLASSKSYTSRLSK, from the exons atgaagAAACTCCCATCCAAGCAAACAAAGAATCTGAAAAGAAAATTCCACGCGCCGGGTCAACGGCCACCTGGGTTAGAAAATGATAATCAAACGGATATCCAAATGAAATTCAAACGATCTTTGGGACCGCCGCGATCAGATAAATGTCTGCTATATAGCACCGATTGGGAGAAATCGGCATTGTTGTCGAATTTTCGAAAACGAGGCTGGCTGCAAGTCCCATCCTTTGATGGCCAATGGAATTTTTATTGGGCCTGCACGCAAAATTGTCGTTATATCTTTGGTGTGGATCATCCGTATCGCATGCGATCAGATCA AATAATCAATCACTTTCCCAACTCAGTGGAGTTATCGCGCAAGGATctgttgatcaagaatataaaaCGTTATCGGAAAGATCTAGAACGTAAGGGTGATCCACTGGCCACCACATATGGGCCAAGTATGAAATTGGGCATTGGTGGAACACGCTATATACATTTGGATATCATACCCATGACATTTGTCCTGCCGACCGATTATAATTTGCTCGTCGAGGAATTTCATAAGAATCCGGCAAGTACATGGATTGTCAAGCCGTGCAGTAAATCTCAGGGTGTGGGCATATTTCTGGTTAATAAATTAtccaaattgaagaaatatgccTACGATGCCCGCACATTTTATCCGCACTTCAATCGGGATACTTGTGTGATATCGAAATATATCGACAATCCCTTACTAATCGGTGGTAAAAAATTCGATTTACGTCTCTATGTCCTGGTCACCACATTCAATCCACTGAAAGCCTATCTATATAATGAGGGATTCTGTCGTTTCTGTACCGAGAAATATGATCAAACGGAAATCGATAATGTTTTTATGCACTTGACCAATGTCAGCATACAAAAGACTAAT gAAGAGTACAATACCATCCATGGCGGCAAATGGCCTATGCAGAATCTTTGGCTCTATTTGGACAGTATGCGGGGTGAGGGCGTCTCGGATGTTTTATGGAATCGCATCTCGGACACCATAAGGCATTCTCTCAATGCTGTTGCTCCTGTCATGGCCAATGATCGTCATTGCTTTGAGGTCTATGGCTATGACATTATAATCGATAATAATCTAAAGCCATGGCTAGTTGAGATCAATACATCGCCATCAATGCATTCAACAACCACTAATGATCGGATGCTGAAGGCTCGTCTCATAGATAATGTCCTGCCTGTTGTTCTTCCACCTACGGGGATACCTGA TGATCATTGGGATAAAACACCACATCCCGATCTCTTGAAAAATTTTACTCTTCTCTTACCCATGGATAAGGAGAAACCACAATCGACAAAGCGCTCACCACAGCGCAATATTGTTGGCAAGAAGCGTCCAGTTGTCGTCAAACTCAAAATCAATAAAGAGGACGTGAATGCAATTTCAAATTCGGATTTACCCAGCACATCTCAAAAGAGTCCAACAACTATTGACAAAATGAAATGCCTGCCAAAATGGGTTAGATATAATTCACCCATACCTATGTTGCCACCGATTCTCAACCTTCAGCGTCAAGTGGCTGGCTCCTctacaccaccaccagcaccaccatcAGCCGAATGCAGCCTAGCAAGCTCCAAGTCTTATACTTCAAGGTTATCTAAATGA
- the LOC6648500 gene encoding skin secretory protein xP2: MKLYVGIVMALLALSAPANALLGAKLALLKALSGGGVGGGLGGGSSYGGSGYGSGGYSGGYSQGYYSQPSRPVYSSGSSSGSSYSGSYGGSYGGNGGYSYPSGGEQVVKIIKVIEQPSSGGYSGGSGFGYSSSASSSASASSSYSAPAAAPVSYGASPYSAPAPVTYGASPYSAPAPAPVVYSAPAPAPVTYSAPAPAPVTYSAPAPAPVVYSAPAPAPVVYSAPAPAPVVRVQPAPVAPVTYTVPAPAPVVRVQPAPVAVSYPAPAPAPVARYVQPIPAPAPVAVPAPAPISVIPAPAPQSQQYVKTIKLIVDEGDSSENRVPAPVYGPPAAPVSYSSASSSASASSSIGSSSGWNNGYNGGYNAGYNGGYNGGYNGGYNGGYNAGSGWKSGGIWEKLASGC, encoded by the coding sequence ATGAAATTATACGTTGGCATTGTGATGGCCCTTCTGGCCTTGTCTGCTCCAGCTAATGCACTGCTTGGCGCCAAATTGGCTCTGCTTAAGGCTCTGAGTGGAGGCGGCGTCGGCGGCGGCTTGGGCGGTGGTTCAAGCTATGGTGGTTCCGGTTACGGAAGTGGTGGCTACTCTGGTGGCTACAGCCAAGGTTATTACTCCCAGCCCAGTCGTCCAGTTTACAGCAGTGGCTCCAGCTCCGGCTCCAGTTATAGCGGAAGCTACGGCGGCAGCTATGGCGGCAACGGCGGCTACAGCTACCCCAGCGGCGGTGAGCAAGTGGTGAAGATCATCAAGGTCATCGAACAGCCATCCTCGGGCGGATATAGCGGCGGTTCCGGCTTTGGTTATTCCAGCAGTGCCAGTTCCAGTGCCAGCGCTTCTAGCTCATACTCTGCCCCAGCTGCAGCACCAGTCTCCTATGGAGCATCACCTTACTCGGCCCCAGCCCCAGTTACCTATGGAGCATCACCTTACTCCGCTCCAGCTCCCGCACCTGTTGTCTACTCTGCTCCAGCTCCCGCACCAGTTACTTATTCCGCGCCAGCTCCCGCACCAGTTACCTATTCCGCTCCTGCTCCCGCACCTGTTGTCTACTCTGCCCCAGCTCCCGCACCTGTTGTCTATTCTGccccagctccagctccagttGTGCGTGTTCAACCAGCACCAGTTGCTCCAGTGACCTACACTGTACCGGCTCCTGCTCCTGTCGTCCGCGTTCAACCTGCTCCAGTTGCAGTGTCCTATCCTGCACCTGCTCCTGCTCCAGTTGCGCGTTATGTGCAACCCATTCCGGCTCCAGCTCCAGTTGCAGTTCCAGCTCCTGCTCCAATTTCTGTTATTCCTGCACCAGCTCCCCAATCGCAGCAATATGTTAAGACAATCAAATTGATTGTCGATGAGGGAGATAGCAGTGAGAACCGTGTGCCAGCTCCTGTCTATGGGCCACCAGCTGCTCCAGTGTCCTATTCCAGTGCCTCCTCTTCGGCCTCGGCTTCCTCCTCAATTGGCTCCAGCAGTGGCTGGAATAATGGCTATAATGGAGGCTACAATGCCGGTTACAATGGCGGCTACAATGGCGGTTACAACGGTGGCTACAATGGTGGCTACAATGCCGGCAGCGGCTGGAAGAGCGGCGGCATTTGGGAAAAGTTGGCCTCCGGCTGCTAA